One genomic window of Pigmentiphaga litoralis includes the following:
- a CDS encoding WecB/TagA/CpsF family glycosyltransferase: MKPTPSQPAGSIRLFDLNVRPVTLKQAVDLLAAWITERHSRGGVVVTPNVDHIVRMAKAAPEFRESYASAEFIFADGMPVVWASRLLGRPLPERVTGADLFVALCNEATSRNWRVSVIGGIPGTEKTLEDRFRDYYPGIDIQVHCPSMSFDPLGPEGQAAADLQRARAPHLLFVCLGMPKQEVWSLHYGPTLPGSLILCVGAAMEFGIGLQRRAPRFVQKAGMEWAWRLLSNPKRFWRRYLVDDPRFARMCWREWRQNARP, from the coding sequence GTGAAACCCACTCCCTCCCAGCCTGCCGGCAGCATCCGCCTGTTCGATCTCAATGTTCGTCCAGTGACCCTCAAGCAGGCGGTCGACCTGCTTGCTGCGTGGATCACCGAACGGCATAGCCGTGGGGGCGTCGTGGTCACGCCCAACGTCGATCACATCGTGCGGATGGCCAAGGCGGCGCCCGAATTCCGTGAAAGTTATGCCTCGGCCGAATTCATTTTTGCCGACGGCATGCCCGTCGTCTGGGCCAGCCGCCTGCTGGGCCGGCCGCTGCCGGAACGGGTCACCGGCGCCGATCTGTTCGTCGCGCTGTGCAACGAGGCCACAAGCCGCAATTGGCGGGTATCGGTCATTGGCGGTATTCCCGGAACTGAAAAAACGCTTGAAGACCGATTCCGGGATTACTACCCCGGCATCGACATCCAGGTGCATTGCCCGTCCATGAGCTTCGACCCGCTGGGCCCCGAAGGCCAGGCCGCGGCGGACCTGCAGCGCGCCCGCGCCCCCCACCTGCTGTTCGTCTGCCTGGGCATGCCCAAGCAGGAAGTCTGGTCCCTGCATTACGGCCCGACGCTGCCGGGCAGCCTGATCCTGTGCGTGGGCGCGGCCATGGAATTCGGCATCGGCCTGCAGCGCCGCGCGCCGCGCTTCGTGCAGAAGGCCGGCATGGAGTGGGCCTGGCGCCTGCTCTCCAATCCCAAACGCTTCTGGCGCCGTTACCTGGTCGACGATCCGCGATTCGCCCGCATGTGCTGGCGCGAATGGCGGCAGAACGCACGGCCATGA
- a CDS encoding SLBB domain-containing protein translates to MTLRRNTLGAALRGATLCAVTWCAAMLWAAMLCAAVPAVAQTTLHPGRLAPSTMSMSEVEGGAVATVGPGDTLYMTVYGRPELSVQVTVDVDGRIVVPFIGPVAVATLSPTQVGQRIAEQMKTQGYLRDPQIAVEVVRVRSRMVSLLGEIARPGRYPLEGQMTLLELLAVAGGPKDLAEDHAVVLRRGATPDAAQQRLQIAIGNRQLPSLQIQDMALQPGDIVYLPQVARFFVYGEVGKSGAYPMEAGLDVMRALALAGGLNARASDRRIDISRKDATTGETRKMRVRLTDPVQPGDVIHVDERIF, encoded by the coding sequence ATGACGTTGCGCCGGAATACCCTGGGGGCCGCCCTGCGTGGCGCCACGTTGTGCGCGGTCACGTGGTGTGCCGCCATGTTGTGGGCCGCCATGTTGTGTGCCGCCGTTCCGGCCGTGGCGCAGACCACGCTGCATCCCGGCCGCCTGGCCCCTTCCACCATGTCCATGTCCGAAGTCGAAGGCGGCGCTGTCGCCACGGTCGGCCCGGGCGACACCCTCTATATGACGGTATACGGCCGGCCGGAACTGTCGGTGCAGGTGACGGTGGACGTGGATGGCCGGATCGTCGTGCCCTTCATCGGCCCGGTGGCCGTGGCCACGCTGTCGCCCACCCAGGTCGGCCAGCGGATTGCCGAACAGATGAAGACGCAGGGTTACTTGCGCGACCCGCAGATCGCCGTCGAAGTGGTCCGTGTGCGCAGCCGCATGGTGTCGCTGCTTGGCGAGATCGCCCGGCCGGGCCGGTATCCCCTTGAAGGACAGATGACCCTGCTGGAACTGCTGGCCGTGGCCGGCGGGCCCAAGGACCTGGCCGAAGACCATGCCGTGGTGCTGCGGCGGGGCGCCACGCCCGATGCGGCGCAGCAGCGTCTGCAGATCGCCATCGGCAACCGGCAGTTGCCGTCGCTGCAGATCCAGGACATGGCCTTGCAGCCGGGCGACATCGTCTACCTCCCCCAGGTGGCGCGCTTCTTTGTCTATGGCGAAGTTGGCAAGTCCGGTGCTTACCCGATGGAAGCCGGACTGGATGTGATGCGTGCGCTGGCATTGGCGGGCGGGCTCAACGCCCGCGCGTCCGATCGCCGCATCGACATCAGCCGCAAGGACGCCACGACCGGGGAGACCCGCAAGATGCGCGTCAGGCTGACCGACCCCGTGCAGCCGGGGGACGTGATCCATGTGGACGAGCGCATTTTCTGA
- a CDS encoding FAD-dependent oxidoreductase, giving the protein MIIDARDLLSGTPLSADICIVGAGAAGISMALALADSGLTVLLLESGGDEEDEATQALYSGEVADEKMHSPIHRYRMRRLGGSTTVWGGRCMPFDPIDFEARDYIGSEAWPVPFDEVAAYYPQANALCEAGDFLYRAGETFHRPLTPMMEGFESQNYSTDTLERFSCPTNFGWRYRRRLAIAPTVRMVLHANVTAIEVNDAGTSVTGLTVRTLSGVTVPVQARRYVLAVGGLETVRLLLNSPGASGQGIGNTHDNVGRYYMCHVAGTIGSLQLAPGRHAWHGYDVSDEGIYCRRRLALLPGVQRKRRIGNFVARLHHPRMTDPRHRTGILSLLCLAKFMVPYEYAKRLYGDEKTGLGTWLAHLRNVLLDIPGVIGFLWHWGRDRTLASRKFPSIIVHPKAHRYSIDFHAEQIPHRDSRVTLTDTRDVLGMRTLSVDWRYTPRDVETVQCALALLADDIRASGVGTLDYAPAEVEAEMTRYGAYGGHHIGTARMGADPATSVVNADGRVHELDNLYVAGSAVFPTSSQANPTLTIVAFALRMADHLTHALRAA; this is encoded by the coding sequence ATGATCATCGACGCGCGCGACCTGCTGTCGGGCACGCCCCTGAGCGCCGACATCTGCATCGTGGGTGCGGGCGCCGCGGGTATCTCGATGGCGCTGGCGCTGGCCGACAGCGGGTTGACCGTGCTGCTGCTGGAAAGCGGCGGCGACGAGGAAGACGAGGCCACGCAAGCGCTGTACAGCGGCGAGGTCGCTGACGAAAAGATGCACAGCCCCATCCACCGCTATCGCATGCGGCGCCTGGGGGGATCGACCACGGTCTGGGGCGGCCGCTGCATGCCCTTCGATCCGATCGACTTCGAAGCCCGCGACTACATCGGCAGCGAAGCCTGGCCCGTGCCGTTCGACGAGGTCGCCGCCTACTACCCGCAAGCCAACGCCCTGTGCGAAGCGGGCGACTTTCTGTACCGCGCCGGCGAGACGTTTCATAGGCCGCTCACGCCCATGATGGAGGGCTTCGAGAGCCAGAACTATTCGACCGACACCCTGGAACGCTTCAGCTGTCCGACCAACTTCGGCTGGCGTTATCGGCGCCGGCTGGCGATCGCACCCACCGTGCGGATGGTGCTGCACGCCAACGTCACGGCCATCGAAGTGAATGACGCGGGCACGTCGGTCACGGGCCTGACCGTGCGGACCCTGAGCGGCGTGACCGTGCCCGTGCAGGCGCGCCGCTACGTGCTGGCCGTGGGCGGACTCGAAACCGTGCGCCTGCTGCTGAACAGCCCGGGTGCAAGCGGCCAGGGCATCGGCAACACGCACGACAACGTCGGCCGCTATTACATGTGCCATGTGGCGGGCACCATCGGCAGCCTGCAGCTGGCCCCGGGGCGACATGCCTGGCATGGCTACGACGTGAGCGACGAAGGCATCTATTGCCGGCGCCGGCTGGCGCTGCTGCCCGGCGTGCAACGCAAGCGCCGGATCGGCAACTTCGTGGCCCGCCTGCACCACCCGCGCATGACCGACCCGCGCCACCGCACCGGCATCCTGTCCTTGCTGTGCCTGGCCAAATTCATGGTGCCGTACGAGTACGCCAAGCGGCTGTATGGCGATGAAAAGACGGGCCTCGGCACCTGGCTGGCCCACTTGCGCAACGTGCTGCTCGACATTCCTGGCGTGATCGGATTCCTGTGGCACTGGGGCCGCGACCGCACGCTGGCGTCGCGCAAGTTTCCGTCGATCATCGTGCACCCCAAGGCGCACCGGTACAGCATCGACTTTCATGCCGAGCAGATCCCGCATCGCGACAGCCGCGTGACGCTGACCGACACGCGCGACGTGCTGGGCATGCGCACGCTGTCGGTCGACTGGCGCTATACGCCGCGGGATGTCGAGACCGTGCAATGCGCGCTGGCGCTGCTGGCCGACGATATCCGTGCGTCGGGCGTCGGCACGCTGGACTATGCGCCGGCCGAGGTCGAAGCCGAAATGACACGCTACGGTGCGTACGGCGGCCACCACATCGGCACGGCCCGCATGGGCGCCGACCCGGCCACCAGCGTCGTGAATGCCGATGGCCGCGTGCACGAACTCGACAACCTGTATGTGGCCGGCTCGGCCGTCTTCCCGACGTCCAGCCAGGCCAACCCGACCCTGACCATCGTGGCGTTCGCGCTGCGCATGGCCGATCACCTGACCCACGCCCTGCGCGCCGCCTGA
- a CDS encoding NAD-dependent epimerase/dehydratase family protein, whose translation MTLNVLILGANGFVGRKIVARLAAADWATPIAATRRPVSLSGARNVTFDAADASALGAAVREADAVVNCVAASAEVMVASARALRQALLDAPGPTRPVVHFSSMAVYGSALGKVDESHPLLGDVGPYSSAKVETEQLLGDLPGAVMLRPGCIYGPGSTQWSIRIAELLRARRIGDLGLAGDGCSNLVYIDDVVAAVEAALRRPQAAGRAFNLAMRDAPRWNDYFVQYGRALGAVPVKRITPRRLSIERRAAIPLKVLEKIGGKLGLRHTPAVLSPSMLALWQQDIALVPDAAETVLGLRWTPLEAGLRATS comes from the coding sequence ATGACACTGAACGTATTGATACTTGGCGCCAACGGCTTTGTCGGCCGCAAGATCGTGGCGCGGCTGGCCGCGGCGGACTGGGCCACACCGATCGCCGCGACGCGCCGCCCGGTGTCCCTGTCCGGCGCACGCAACGTCACCTTCGACGCCGCCGATGCGTCGGCATTGGGCGCCGCGGTGCGCGAGGCCGACGCCGTCGTGAATTGCGTGGCCGCGTCCGCCGAGGTCATGGTGGCCAGTGCCCGCGCGTTGCGGCAGGCGCTGCTCGATGCCCCTGGCCCAACGCGCCCGGTGGTGCACTTCAGTTCCATGGCCGTGTACGGATCCGCGCTCGGCAAGGTCGATGAATCGCACCCGTTGCTGGGCGACGTCGGCCCGTATTCGAGCGCCAAGGTCGAGACCGAACAACTGCTGGGCGATCTGCCCGGCGCCGTCATGCTGCGGCCCGGCTGCATCTACGGACCCGGCAGCACGCAGTGGTCGATCCGCATCGCCGAACTGCTGCGGGCCCGACGTATTGGCGACCTGGGTCTGGCAGGGGACGGCTGCAGCAACCTGGTCTATATCGATGATGTGGTGGCCGCCGTGGAAGCCGCACTGCGCCGTCCACAAGCCGCCGGCCGCGCCTTCAACCTCGCGATGCGCGACGCCCCCCGCTGGAACGACTATTTCGTGCAGTACGGCCGCGCGCTGGGCGCCGTGCCGGTCAAACGCATCACGCCGCGCCGGCTGTCCATCGAACGCCGGGCAGCCATCCCGCTCAAGGTCCTGGAAAAGATAGGCGGCAAGCTGGGCCTGCGCCACACCCCGGCCGTGTTGAGCCCGTCGATGCTGGCCTTGTGGCAGCAGGACATCGCGCTGGTGCCCGACGCGGCCGAGACCGTGTTGGGCCTGCGGTGGACGCCGCTGGAAGCCGGCCTGCGGGCCACGTCATGA
- a CDS encoding glycosyltransferase family A protein has protein sequence MDYPNRIAVQINMYAMDYRHVEHLLDHQIRVWGPMVDHIVVTVDTHRSRSGRYRGSNFDQYMTDLQALLTRFGERYPQLRTVLVDYSPAARKQVAQAFFGLDDIPVKAWDGGPFYAYFFGLLHADARYVVHFDGDMLFGGGSSTWVSEALALFAARPDTLFVGPFPGPARSDGAVRGHSGEHARVDMAGGPAYRFKEVSTRIFMIDLQRLRDTLGVLPLLAPNFLSRCKSRLLGNPPDAREAEVILGEVLKAHHLWRIDFLGESPGMWSLHPPYRSEEFYRRLPELIATVERGDVPEAQRGDYDMNDSMIDWSEPRARGRRHKRLWRLFKDRIGVS, from the coding sequence ATGGACTATCCGAACCGTATCGCGGTGCAGATCAACATGTACGCGATGGATTACCGGCACGTCGAACATCTGCTGGACCATCAGATCCGGGTGTGGGGGCCGATGGTCGACCACATCGTGGTGACGGTGGACACGCACCGCAGCCGGTCCGGCCGCTACCGAGGCAGCAATTTCGATCAGTACATGACGGACCTGCAGGCGCTGCTGACCCGCTTTGGCGAGCGCTACCCGCAACTGCGCACGGTGCTGGTCGACTACAGCCCGGCCGCCCGCAAGCAGGTGGCGCAGGCGTTTTTTGGCCTGGATGACATTCCCGTCAAGGCCTGGGACGGCGGCCCGTTCTACGCCTACTTCTTTGGCCTGCTGCACGCCGACGCGCGCTACGTGGTCCATTTCGACGGCGACATGCTGTTTGGCGGCGGCAGTTCGACCTGGGTGAGCGAAGCCCTGGCCCTGTTCGCCGCGCGCCCCGACACCTTGTTCGTCGGCCCCTTTCCCGGCCCCGCCCGCAGCGACGGCGCCGTGCGCGGCCACAGCGGCGAACACGCCCGCGTCGACATGGCCGGCGGCCCCGCCTACCGGTTCAAGGAAGTCAGCACGCGCATCTTCATGATCGATCTGCAACGCCTGCGTGACACCCTCGGCGTCCTGCCCCTGCTGGCCCCCAATTTCCTGAGCCGCTGCAAATCCCGCCTGCTCGGCAACCCGCCCGACGCGCGCGAAGCGGAGGTGATCCTGGGCGAGGTCCTGAAGGCCCATCACCTGTGGCGTATCGATTTTCTGGGCGAGTCCCCCGGCATGTGGTCCCTGCACCCCCCGTACCGGAGCGAGGAGTTCTATCGCCGGCTACCGGAGTTGATTGCCACCGTGGAACGCGGGGATGTGCCGGAGGCGCAGCGGGGGGATTACGACATGAACGACAGCATGATTGATTGGTCGGAGCCTCGGGCGCGGGGGAGGCGGCATAAGCGGTTGTGGAGGTTGTTTAAGGATCGGATCGGGGTTAGTTAG